The genomic segment GTGCATCCGGGAATTGAGTCGTAGTCGACCAGGGGCGGATTAAGGCCCTTAATCTTCTCGACGCAGCAGATCCCTTCGGCCGAGGCCACGTGTGCAAGCCACGGGGGCCCGATAACGTCTCCAATGGCATAGACGCCTTTAACGTTAGTCTCATAGGTGGATTTATCGACTTTTATATGCCGGGCATAAAGCTCGACACCAAGTTCCTCAAGACCGAAGCCTTCAACGTTGCCCGTAACGCCTACGGCGCTTAGGGCAACGTCAGCCGTAAGGACCTTAATTTCATCTGATTTGGATTTTATCTGAACTTCCACCCTGTTATCCTTGACTTCCGCCCTTTCAACCATTGTGCTTGTATAGAAAGTAATCCCCTGTTTTTTAAGCTCTTTTAAGAGCGCCTGGCTTACTTCCGTATCTTCAATGGGAAGAATATTATCCATAACTTCCACAACCGTAACTTTGGTGCCGAGGACGTTGTAAAAATAGGCGAATTCAATTCCTATTGCGCCGGCGCCGATAATTATCATCTCCTTAGGCTGGCTCTTAAGCGACATGGCCTCGGTTGATGTAATAATAAACTTTTTATCCACAGGAATCATCGGCAGGCTTCTGGGCCTTGCACCTGTTGCAATAATGATCCTGTCTGCATCCACCTGTTCAGTTTTGCCTCCTTCAAGCGAGACCTCGAGGGAGTTTTTAGAGGTAAGGCGACCGAATCCCCGCAGGCGGTCTATCTTGTTTTTCTTCATCAGGTATTCCACATTCTTGGAGATGCGGTCTGCGATGTCGCGGCTTCTTTTTATGACTTTTGAGAAGTCGAAGGAGTAACTGTCGATTTTAATGCCGTAATCGGCTGCGTGTTTAACCTTATCTAGCACTTCCACATTTTTCAAAAGAGCTTTGGTTGGAATACATCCCCAGTTGAGGCATATACCCCCAAGATTATCCTTGTCAATAACTGCCGTTTTCAGCCCAAGCTGAGAGGCTCTGATTGCCGCCACGTAGCCGCCCGGGCCCCCTCCTAAAACGGCAACGTCGTACTTTTTTGCCATATAGCCTTCTGTCCTAGTTATTTACTTAATATAAATAAAACATGCTAACTTAAAAAGAGGAAGAATCAGACAAGAGCAATTAAATACGGGGAGTGCTTTTTATCCAAAAAGTGTAAAATTCAGGTAAAAAGTATCAGAATGACGCCGATAAACATGATAAATGATCCAAGGATCCTTTCTCTCAGGTTAGCCTCACCCAGGATAAAGTGGCCGATAAGGACGCTCAGCATGCCGGAGGTTCTTTTTAAGGCAATAACGTAAGCCACGTAGGTTTGAGTAATTGCAAGGAGGAAAAGGAGGCTTCCCAATAAATTAAGTATACTGAGCATAAGGAGGTTTTTCCGCCCGCGGAGGAGTTCATCCGTCTTAAAGCTTTTTGTAAGAAGGACAATAGCCGTTACGCCTAAGAAAACGTAGAGGTTAAGGAACAAGAGGTGCTGCAAAGGCGAGGAGCAATTAACGGCAACCTTATCGAAATTTGAAGTTATGCTGTAGAGGAAAGATACAAAAAGCATGATCCTGGTTCCTGTATTTCGGAAAAGCGCCTTTACCGGGTCAATGAAGTTCCTTTTCCTGAGATTGACATTAAGGAGGTATGAGCCGGTAACGACCAGTATAATCCCTGCTATTCCGCCAGGCCTTGGGAACTCCCCTACAATTATGGGGGAAGTAATGAGCATAAAAAGGGGGGTAAAGCTGAGCATCGGGATAATTTCCGATATGTCC from the Ignavibacteria bacterium genome contains:
- the lpdA gene encoding dihydrolipoyl dehydrogenase, whose translation is MAKKYDVAVLGGGPGGYVAAIRASQLGLKTAVIDKDNLGGICLNWGCIPTKALLKNVEVLDKVKHAADYGIKIDSYSFDFSKVIKRSRDIADRISKNVEYLMKKNKIDRLRGFGRLTSKNSLEVSLEGGKTEQVDADRIIIATGARPRSLPMIPVDKKFIITSTEAMSLKSQPKEMIIIGAGAIGIEFAYFYNVLGTKVTVVEVMDNILPIEDTEVSQALLKELKKQGITFYTSTMVERAEVKDNRVEVQIKSKSDEIKVLTADVALSAVGVTGNVEGFGLEELGVELYARHIKVDKSTYETNVKGVYAIGDVIGPPWLAHVASAEGICCVEKIKGLNPPLVDYDSIPGCTYCSPQVASVGLTERKAKEMGYELKIGKFPFMASGKAFAIGEREGFVKVIFDAKYGELLGAHIIGPEATELIAEFTLAKTMEATYESIIKTVHAHPTLAETVAEASAAAYEGAIHI
- a CDS encoding EamA family transporter, with protein sequence MWIFLITIIPFIDAFGNLFNKKSSLMGVRPILISWSNNVVVVLLVLLLSYFVDFKLTAGYFIALSVTGTINIFATILYMHAVSKGDISEIIPMLSFTPLFMLITSPIIVGEFPRPGGIAGIILVVTGSYLLNVNLRKRNFIDPVKALFRNTGTRIMLFVSFLYSITSNFDKVAVNCSSPLQHLLFLNLYVFLGVTAIVLLTKSFKTDELLRGRKNLLMLSILNLLGSLLFLLAITQTYVAYVIALKRTSGMLSVLIGHFILGEANLRERILGSFIMFIGVILILFT